From one Pirellulales bacterium genomic stretch:
- a CDS encoding SMI1/KNR4 family protein translates to MDRRGIPRWEQSVLLFVTPAEVNPWPLNFDTWAGMNGGEGLAFHPPATEDANVDFSSSGGAAGGGGESDSLADGEVPLGTQFDPEHHNLVASLYRGGEIISQRQFVSGNIRPAEIELANRQGLSEPWRIGDTENRAVRASDLQSGDLLVLDGQFPPCESCMAPWPTDRTRPGLRSTTEFWMNLGTRRSGPPSKGATYMQAMGQAAIDELVRRIRVKLAKDIGRPAQIGPSPAELHPPVSVDQLAEQEMRLGFALLPLLRRLYGQMANGGFGPGHGLLLLRQLSPRVDHSVATLYHQLHGARVKRGAVWVSGVVPFCQWGDIILSCVDLSNGETAADPPVVRYEPNMPEAATYGYLGTSLFLGAGLIPEAPTLSKWFEDWLVGKEMFRRPYTDPKAQ, encoded by the coding sequence ATGGACCGCCGTGGAATTCCGCGCTGGGAGCAGAGCGTGCTGCTGTTCGTGACGCCCGCCGAGGTAAATCCCTGGCCGCTGAACTTCGACACCTGGGCCGGAATGAACGGCGGAGAAGGACTTGCATTCCACCCACCGGCGACAGAGGACGCGAACGTTGACTTCAGTTCCTCTGGCGGGGCGGCAGGAGGGGGCGGGGAATCCGATTCGTTGGCCGACGGCGAGGTTCCGCTCGGCACCCAGTTTGACCCTGAACACCACAACCTTGTCGCAAGCCTGTATCGGGGCGGCGAGATTATTTCGCAACGCCAGTTCGTCAGTGGGAATATCAGGCCGGCCGAGATCGAGCTTGCCAATCGGCAGGGCTTGTCCGAACCGTGGCGGATCGGCGACACAGAGAACCGTGCGGTGCGCGCGTCGGACCTTCAGTCGGGCGACCTGCTCGTTCTTGACGGCCAGTTTCCGCCATGCGAAAGTTGCATGGCGCCATGGCCGACGGATCGTACACGACCGGGGCTGAGATCCACTACCGAGTTTTGGATGAATCTGGGAACACGGCGGTCTGGTCCGCCCAGCAAGGGGGCTACATATATGCAGGCTATGGGTCAGGCGGCGATTGACGAATTGGTGAGGAGAATCCGAGTGAAGCTCGCTAAAGACATCGGAAGGCCGGCTCAAATTGGCCCCTCTCCCGCAGAACTTCACCCGCCGGTCTCGGTCGATCAGCTCGCGGAACAAGAAATGCGCCTCGGGTTCGCCCTTCTCCCGCTGCTCCGACGGCTTTACGGGCAGATGGCCAACGGCGGCTTTGGCCCTGGTCACGGCCTCCTACTTCTCCGCCAACTCTCTCCAAGGGTCGACCATAGTGTCGCCACGCTATACCACCAGCTGCACGGGGCACGCGTGAAGCGCGGTGCGGTTTGGGTGTCTGGCGTGGTGCCCTTTTGCCAATGGGGCGACATCATTCTTTCCTGCGTGGACCTAAGCAACGGCGAGACCGCTGCCGATCCACCGGTCGTACGGTACGAGCCGAACATGCCCGAAGCGGCCACCTACGGCTATCTCGGAACGTCGCTGTTTCTTGGCGCGGGACTGATCCCCGAGGCGCCTACGCTGTCAAAATGGTTTGAGGATTGGCTCGTTGGGAAGGAGATGTTCCGTCGGCCGTATACTGATCCCAAGGCGCAGTAG
- a CDS encoding magnesium chelatase encodes MHSSPKPTNLRDLRASGWVSKTVKREIQDNFLRMLRDGDELFPGIVGYDNTVIPEIDIALIAGHDMLFLGEKGQAKSRLMRLLVRFLDPEIPYINVPEAPLHDDPLRPISNVGKRLVASRTEAEIPIGWWKREDRYAERLAPGTKFADIIGEIDPSKLAGGTSMSAEEALHFGLIPRMHRGIFAMNELPELDELVQVGLFNILEERDVQIRGYPIRFDIDVLLLFSANPSTFNRSGKVIPQLKDRIGAVIHTHYPRERDLGIQIMEQEAAVDFGGEFPVVVPYFMREVIEQATILARKSKYVDQQSGVSARFSIANYRTMVASARHRSVRLGERPAVPRISDLGHLYASSLGKLELDMMGSHQLSERQVLDAVLAEAIRIVFGEYVDRHGIEEIGQIFGEGVKIEVGDMLPSSEYARRLERVPPVWDKAFEVNASGDPAVRAACVEFVLAGLHSLEKISRSQHHGRIVYET; translated from the coding sequence ATGCATTCTTCGCCAAAGCCAACGAACCTTCGCGACCTACGCGCCAGCGGATGGGTTTCCAAAACTGTCAAACGCGAAATTCAAGACAATTTCCTCCGCATGCTCCGCGACGGCGACGAACTGTTTCCGGGCATCGTCGGCTACGATAACACGGTCATCCCCGAAATCGACATCGCCCTGATCGCCGGGCACGACATGCTGTTCCTCGGCGAGAAAGGGCAAGCCAAAAGCCGGCTGATGCGGCTGTTGGTGCGGTTTTTGGATCCTGAAATTCCCTATATCAATGTGCCCGAGGCCCCGCTGCACGACGATCCGCTGCGGCCGATCAGCAATGTGGGCAAGCGGCTCGTGGCGTCGCGGACGGAAGCGGAGATTCCGATCGGATGGTGGAAGCGAGAAGACCGATATGCCGAGCGGCTTGCCCCGGGCACCAAGTTCGCCGACATCATCGGCGAAATCGATCCTTCGAAGTTGGCGGGGGGAACGAGCATGTCGGCCGAAGAAGCCCTGCATTTCGGCCTGATTCCGCGCATGCACCGCGGCATTTTCGCCATGAACGAATTGCCCGAACTGGATGAATTGGTGCAAGTCGGGTTGTTCAATATCCTCGAAGAGCGCGACGTGCAGATCCGCGGCTACCCGATCCGCTTCGATATCGACGTGCTACTGTTGTTTTCGGCCAATCCGTCGACGTTCAACCGCAGCGGCAAGGTGATTCCGCAATTGAAAGACCGCATTGGAGCGGTGATTCACACGCATTATCCGCGCGAGCGCGATTTGGGAATCCAGATCATGGAGCAAGAGGCGGCGGTGGATTTCGGCGGCGAATTTCCGGTCGTAGTGCCCTATTTCATGCGGGAGGTGATCGAGCAAGCGACGATCCTGGCTCGGAAAAGCAAGTATGTCGATCAGCAGTCGGGCGTTAGCGCGCGGTTCAGCATCGCGAACTACCGCACGATGGTCGCCAGCGCCCGGCACCGATCGGTCCGGCTTGGCGAGCGGCCAGCCGTGCCGCGGATCAGCGATTTGGGGCATCTGTATGCTTCGTCGCTGGGAAAGCTCGAACTCGACATGATGGGCAGCCACCAGCTATCCGAGCGGCAGGTGCTCGATGCCGTACTGGCCGAGGCGATCCGAATCGTGTTTGGCGAGTATGTCGATCGGCACGGGATCGAAGAGATTGGGCAAATTTTCGGTGAGGGAGTGAAGATCGAGGTGGGTGACATGCTGCCATCCTCGGAATATGCCCGGCGACTGGAGCGGGTTCCGCCGGTGTGGGACAAGGCTTTCGAGGTGAATGCCTCGGGCGATCCGGCGGTTCGGGCGGCGTGTGTCGAGTTTGTTTTGGCCGGATTGCATTCGCTGGAGAAGATTTCGCGGTCGCAGCACCATGGTCGGATCGTGTACGAAACGTGA
- a CDS encoding NAD(P)H-hydrate dehydratase, with the protein MHLPRLAPRRPESHKGDFGHALLIGGSQGMAGSISLSAMACLRSGAGLVTVATPAACQTTVAGFEPSLMTAALPCDEEGRIASAGLAKIRELAGRATVVACGPGLGRSLEVTGIVAALYSELRQPMVVDADGLNALSTLTNALPNHAGPRVLTPHPGEFARLMRASNMPPEERPSAAVDLASRAGIIVLLKGHPTLVTDGPREWRNPTGNPGMATGGTGDILTGVIAALLCQGMSPLEAAQLGAYVHGLAGDLAAEKLGQVSMIASDLLRFLPDAFMKLAATPD; encoded by the coding sequence ATGCACCTTCCACGACTTGCACCGCGGCGTCCGGAGAGCCACAAGGGCGACTTTGGCCACGCGCTGTTGATCGGTGGTTCGCAGGGGATGGCCGGCTCCATTTCGCTTTCGGCAATGGCGTGTCTGCGCAGCGGCGCCGGATTAGTCACGGTCGCCACACCCGCCGCGTGCCAGACCACCGTGGCAGGTTTCGAACCGTCGCTCATGACGGCTGCGCTGCCGTGCGATGAAGAAGGCCGGATCGCCTCGGCCGGGCTCGCTAAAATCCGCGAACTCGCCGGCCGGGCAACCGTCGTTGCCTGCGGTCCCGGCTTAGGCCGCAGTTTGGAAGTGACCGGCATCGTCGCCGCACTCTATAGCGAATTGCGGCAACCGATGGTCGTCGATGCGGATGGCCTCAACGCGCTTTCGACGCTGACTAATGCATTGCCGAACCATGCGGGGCCGCGGGTTCTCACACCGCATCCTGGCGAATTCGCGCGCCTGATGCGGGCATCCAACATGCCCCCGGAAGAGCGGCCATCGGCAGCCGTCGATTTGGCGAGCCGGGCCGGAATCATCGTGCTGCTTAAAGGCCATCCCACGCTTGTGACCGACGGGCCGCGCGAATGGCGAAACCCGACCGGCAATCCCGGCATGGCCACGGGCGGCACCGGCGACATTCTCACGGGCGTGATCGCCGCCCTCTTGTGCCAGGGCATGTCGCCGCTAGAAGCCGCGCAGCTCGGCGCCTATGTCCACGGCTTGGCCGGCGATCTTGCCGCAGAGAAGCTGGGGCAGGTGTCGATGATCGCCAGCGATTTGCTGCGATTCCTGCCGGACGCGTTTATGAAACTCGCGGCGACGCCGGACTGA
- the larB gene encoding nickel pincer cofactor biosynthesis protein LarB, giving the protein MNQSQIAELAEQLSRGTISLDHFLRELGRPKTADLGDVQLDLDRSRRCGFPEVVFGEGKSLATIERIFERLIAEGADVLATRIAAEPAAALLERFPRGNYNLIARTFRIAVEMESPNTGGLVAVVAAGTTDLPVAEEAVETARWMGAAVTLVADVGVAGPQRLLDHLDEIRRADAVVVVAGMEGALPSMVGGHVAAPVIAVPTSVGYGANFGGLAALLSMLNSCAANVSVVNIDAGFKGGYVAGLIARRKGREA; this is encoded by the coding sequence ATGAACCAATCGCAAATTGCCGAACTTGCCGAACAACTGTCGCGAGGCACGATCTCGCTCGACCATTTCTTGCGCGAATTGGGCCGCCCAAAAACGGCCGATCTCGGCGATGTGCAGCTCGACTTGGACCGCAGCCGGCGATGCGGGTTTCCCGAGGTCGTGTTCGGCGAAGGAAAGAGCCTCGCAACCATCGAACGAATTTTCGAGCGGCTGATCGCCGAGGGGGCCGACGTGTTGGCCACGCGAATTGCCGCCGAGCCGGCCGCGGCGCTATTGGAGCGATTTCCTCGCGGCAATTACAACCTGATCGCACGCACCTTTCGCATCGCGGTCGAAATGGAATCGCCGAACACAGGCGGTCTGGTGGCCGTTGTCGCTGCCGGCACCACCGACTTGCCCGTGGCCGAGGAAGCCGTGGAAACGGCGCGCTGGATGGGCGCGGCCGTGACGCTCGTGGCCGATGTCGGCGTCGCTGGTCCGCAGCGATTGCTCGATCATCTGGACGAAATTCGCCGGGCCGATGCGGTCGTCGTCGTCGCCGGAATGGAAGGGGCGCTGCCGAGCATGGTCGGCGGCCATGTGGCGGCGCCCGTGATTGCAGTTCCGACGAGCGTCGGCTACGGTGCGAATTTCGGCGGCCTCGCTGCGCTGCTCAGCATGCTGAACAGTTGCGCGGCGAATGTCTCGGTCGTGAATATCGACGCCGGATTCAAAGGCGGGTATGTTGCTGGATTGATTGCACGAAGAAAAGGCCGTGAGGCTTGA
- a CDS encoding Xaa-Pro peptidase family protein, with protein sequence MDRFRARCDKLRKSLAKAGADGLLVTNFVNVTYLTGFTGDDSFLLVTPKHAILLSDPRYTTQIEEECGGIDVEIRSVKMNMLELVARAVERAGPKQLAVEADSITLGLADRIANKLPKVGLVPLPNLVERQRMVKDKEEVAEIRRAIDQAQRAFAVLRASIRPEQTEKEVADNLEHQMRLFGAKGASFPSIIAVGPRAALPHARPTAKRIGESEFVLVDWGADSLYKSDLTRVLVTGKIPPKLERVYGVVLKAQLAGIEAIRPGVSCQDVDSAARKVIEDAGFGRQFGHGLGHGIGLDIHEGPRLGQGQKHILESGMVVTVEPGIYLPGWGGVRIEDDVLVTKGGHEVLTNVPKQWSDACLV encoded by the coding sequence ATGGACCGCTTCCGAGCGCGATGCGACAAGCTTCGCAAAAGTCTTGCCAAAGCCGGCGCCGATGGCCTGCTGGTGACGAATTTCGTCAATGTCACGTACCTGACGGGCTTCACCGGCGACGACAGTTTCCTGCTGGTGACGCCCAAGCATGCCATCCTGCTTAGCGACCCGCGTTATACGACCCAAATCGAGGAGGAATGCGGCGGGATCGACGTGGAAATTCGCAGCGTGAAGATGAACATGCTCGAGCTCGTGGCCCGCGCGGTCGAACGAGCTGGCCCGAAGCAACTCGCTGTCGAAGCCGATTCGATCACATTGGGTCTTGCCGACCGGATTGCCAACAAGTTGCCGAAGGTCGGCCTCGTGCCGCTTCCGAATTTGGTCGAGCGGCAGCGGATGGTGAAAGACAAGGAAGAAGTGGCCGAAATTCGCCGGGCCATTGATCAGGCGCAGCGAGCCTTTGCGGTGCTGCGTGCCTCGATTCGGCCTGAACAGACGGAAAAAGAGGTTGCCGACAATCTCGAACACCAAATGCGCCTGTTCGGCGCGAAGGGGGCGAGCTTCCCGTCGATCATTGCCGTAGGGCCGCGGGCCGCGTTGCCGCACGCTCGGCCGACCGCCAAGCGGATCGGCGAGAGCGAGTTTGTGTTGGTCGATTGGGGAGCCGATAGCTTGTATAAGAGCGACTTGACGCGGGTTTTGGTGACCGGTAAAATCCCGCCCAAACTCGAACGCGTGTACGGAGTTGTGTTAAAAGCGCAGCTCGCGGGCATTGAGGCCATCCGGCCCGGCGTCTCGTGTCAGGACGTCGATTCGGCCGCTCGAAAGGTGATTGAAGACGCCGGATTCGGCCGCCAATTCGGCCATGGACTCGGTCACGGCATTGGCCTGGACATCCATGAAGGACCACGGCTGGGCCAAGGGCAAAAGCATATTTTGGAATCGGGGATGGTCGTGACCGTCGAGCCGGGAATTTATTTGCCCGGCTGGGGGGGCGTGCGGATCGAAGACGATGTGCTGGTGACGAAAGGCGGGCATGAAGTGCTGACCAACGTGCCGAAACAGTGGTCCGACGCCTGCTTGGTTTGA
- the accB gene encoding acetyl-CoA carboxylase biotin carboxyl carrier protein, whose amino-acid sequence MSNSGPGAGDIFDVKKVRRLVEMMEQHDLAEIDLRQGDQRIRLRRGGEVQLAPAAHYSPLPPAAVPQSTTTPGAPPAGGAAPADADLKVITSPMVGTFYAAPSPESPPFVKVGDHIGPETVVCILEAMKVHNQIQAEIAGRVAAVLVENGQPVEYGQPLFKIDTRQ is encoded by the coding sequence ATGTCCAATTCGGGCCCTGGCGCCGGCGATATTTTTGACGTTAAGAAGGTGCGCCGGCTCGTCGAGATGATGGAACAGCACGATCTGGCCGAGATTGATCTGCGACAAGGGGATCAGCGAATTCGGCTGCGGCGCGGCGGGGAAGTGCAACTTGCTCCGGCGGCCCATTATTCACCGCTCCCTCCCGCTGCCGTTCCACAATCTACCACGACGCCGGGCGCGCCGCCCGCCGGCGGCGCCGCGCCGGCCGACGCCGATCTGAAAGTGATCACCAGCCCGATGGTTGGCACGTTTTACGCCGCCCCGAGCCCCGAATCTCCGCCGTTCGTCAAAGTGGGAGATCATATCGGGCCGGAAACGGTGGTCTGCATTCTCGAAGCGATGAAGGTGCATAACCAGATTCAAGCCGAGATCGCGGGCCGTGTGGCTGCTGTGCTGGTGGAGAACGGCCAGCCCGTCGAATACGGGCAGCCGCTGTTCAAGATCGACACGCGTCAGTAG
- the accC gene encoding acetyl-CoA carboxylase biotin carboxylase subunit: MFKRILIANRGEIALRVIRACREMGIETVAIFSEADRGAAYLELADEAYCVGPAKAADSYLRIERIISAAEIGNVQAIHPGYGFLSENAHFNEVCRTCNIDFIGPTPQAMSQLGDKNEARRIAREAGVPVVPGSEGLIQSEGDAVRLAHEIGFPVLIKATAGGGGRGMRVAANDLSLKSALQQAAAEAEAAFGNAGIYLERYIERPRHVEVQLLADHHGNVVHLWERDCSVQRRHQKLIEESPSAALPPETRTAMCEAAVRLAKTAGYTNAGTCEFIVDQTGNFYFIEVNARIQVEHPVSEMVTGIDLIKSQIRVAAGEPLPFKQDDIQARGHAIECRINAEDPRRNFQPSPGRIERIIAPGGFGVRFDSHAYSGYTVSPYYDSMIGKLIVHQPTRREAIDCMLRALRELRVEGIRTTVPLHQEILSHAAFSESRIDTTFVERTWMN; this comes from the coding sequence TTGTTCAAACGTATTCTGATAGCCAATCGCGGCGAGATTGCTTTGCGCGTCATTCGCGCTTGCCGAGAAATGGGCATCGAAACGGTCGCCATCTTCAGCGAGGCCGATCGTGGCGCCGCGTACCTCGAATTGGCCGACGAAGCCTATTGTGTCGGTCCGGCGAAGGCTGCCGACAGCTATCTGCGAATCGAGCGGATTATCAGCGCCGCGGAAATCGGCAACGTGCAGGCCATTCATCCCGGTTATGGCTTCCTTTCGGAAAACGCGCATTTCAACGAGGTCTGCCGCACCTGCAATATCGACTTCATCGGTCCGACGCCGCAGGCCATGAGTCAGCTCGGCGACAAGAACGAAGCCCGGCGGATCGCGCGCGAAGCCGGAGTGCCGGTCGTGCCGGGAAGCGAGGGACTGATTCAAAGCGAGGGGGATGCCGTTCGCCTGGCCCATGAAATCGGCTTTCCCGTGCTCATCAAGGCCACGGCCGGCGGCGGCGGCCGCGGAATGCGCGTCGCCGCCAACGATCTGTCGCTCAAGAGCGCTCTACAACAAGCCGCCGCCGAAGCCGAAGCCGCATTCGGCAATGCGGGCATCTATTTGGAGCGCTACATCGAGCGGCCAAGGCACGTCGAAGTGCAACTGCTGGCCGATCATCATGGCAACGTGGTGCATCTCTGGGAGCGCGATTGCTCCGTGCAACGGCGGCATCAAAAATTGATCGAAGAAAGCCCCTCGGCGGCATTGCCCCCGGAAACGCGGACGGCCATGTGCGAAGCGGCCGTTCGGCTTGCCAAAACCGCCGGATACACCAACGCCGGCACGTGCGAATTCATCGTCGATCAAACCGGCAATTTCTACTTCATCGAAGTCAATGCCCGCATTCAAGTCGAGCACCCGGTGAGCGAAATGGTCACCGGCATCGATCTGATCAAGTCGCAGATTCGCGTCGCTGCCGGGGAGCCGTTACCCTTCAAGCAAGACGACATCCAAGCCCGCGGGCATGCGATCGAATGCCGCATCAACGCCGAAGACCCGCGGCGGAATTTTCAGCCCTCGCCCGGCCGCATCGAGCGGATTATCGCTCCCGGCGGCTTCGGCGTGCGCTTCGATTCGCATGCCTACAGCGGCTACACGGTTTCGCCGTACTACGATTCGATGATCGGCAAGCTGATCGTTCATCAGCCGACGCGCCGCGAGGCCATCGATTGCATGCTGCGTGCGTTGCGTGAATTGCGGGTCGAGGGCATTCGCACCACGGTGCCGTTGCATCAGGAAATTCTTTCGCACGCGGCGTTCAGCGAAAGCCGCATCGACACGACATTCGTCGAGCGCACGTGGATGAACTAG
- a CDS encoding MBL fold metallo-hydrolase, whose amino-acid sequence MYADIRGQLVFLGTGTSVGVPCVGCDCSTCMSDHPKNQRTRCAVVLGLPEGNLLVDTPPDLRAQLLREKIGRVHSVLYTHDHADHLFGLDDLRIFPYYLGRRMPVYCEDFVEARIRKSFDYAFTPEAPSYGGGVPQLDFNRITTEPFFVLGQRVTPMRLEHGRFRVMGFRFGNIAYCTDTNAIPAESRPLLEGLDVLILDALRPRSHTTHFSLDQAIAAARELNPKRTLFTHMSHELEHEATNAALPAGMELAYDGLRVPLS is encoded by the coding sequence ATGTACGCCGACATTCGCGGACAGCTTGTGTTTCTTGGCACCGGCACTTCGGTCGGCGTGCCCTGTGTCGGGTGCGATTGCAGCACCTGCATGAGCGATCATCCGAAAAACCAACGCACACGCTGCGCGGTGGTGCTCGGGCTGCCGGAAGGGAATCTGCTCGTCGACACGCCGCCCGATCTGCGCGCGCAATTGCTTCGCGAGAAGATTGGACGCGTGCACAGCGTGCTCTATACGCACGACCACGCGGACCATTTGTTTGGCCTCGATGATCTGCGAATCTTTCCCTATTACCTGGGCCGGCGAATGCCGGTGTACTGCGAAGATTTCGTCGAGGCGCGGATTCGCAAATCGTTCGACTATGCGTTCACGCCCGAGGCGCCGTCCTATGGCGGCGGAGTGCCGCAGTTGGATTTCAACCGCATCACGACCGAGCCATTTTTCGTGCTGGGGCAACGGGTGACGCCGATGCGGCTCGAGCATGGCCGCTTTCGCGTGATGGGCTTTCGCTTCGGCAATATCGCATATTGCACCGATACCAATGCCATCCCGGCCGAAAGCCGGCCACTATTGGAAGGGCTCGATGTGCTAATCCTCGACGCATTGAGGCCGCGTTCGCATACGACCCATTTCAGCTTGGATCAGGCGATCGCCGCGGCCCGGGAGTTGAATCCGAAGCGGACGCTGTTCACGCACATGTCGCACGAATTGGAGCACGAAGCGACCAACGCCGCGCTCCCCGCCGGCATGGAACTGGCCTACGATGGCTTGCGAGTTCCGTTGAGTTGA
- the trpD gene encoding anthranilate phosphoribosyltransferase — MTQQTMPPTIAAILGQISAGINLAQDEMTTAIDRVMSGELSESEIAILLTALRVKGETVGEVAGAAIAMRRHMTPIRSQRSGIIDTCGTGGDGWRTFNVSTAAAIVTAAAGVPVAKHGNRAVSSRSGSADVLAALGVNIEADVPAVERCLDQLGICFCYAPLLHPAMRQVSAIRKRLGVPTIFNLLGPLSNPAGAPFQLLGVGKPHLHELLAESLARLGTTRSLVVTGEGNFDEVTIAGATRVTEIAAGNLRRFTWRPADFGLTPSPLDALFVSGPEESAAMIHRVLAGERGGARDIVVANSAAAIYTAGQADAPLAAAKIAADAIDSGAARDLLEQWAEQTNQ, encoded by the coding sequence ATGACACAACAAACGATGCCGCCCACAATCGCCGCCATCCTGGGCCAGATCTCGGCGGGGATAAACCTCGCGCAGGATGAGATGACCACGGCCATCGACCGGGTGATGAGCGGCGAACTCAGCGAATCGGAAATCGCGATTTTGCTTACCGCTTTGCGCGTCAAAGGCGAGACCGTCGGTGAAGTCGCCGGCGCCGCGATCGCCATGCGCCGGCACATGACGCCGATTCGCTCGCAGCGCAGCGGGATCATCGACACTTGCGGAACGGGCGGCGACGGATGGCGAACCTTCAACGTCAGCACGGCGGCGGCAATCGTAACCGCGGCAGCCGGCGTGCCCGTGGCAAAGCACGGCAACCGTGCCGTTTCGAGCCGGAGTGGCTCGGCCGATGTGCTTGCCGCGCTGGGCGTCAATATCGAAGCCGACGTGCCGGCCGTCGAACGATGTCTCGATCAGTTGGGAATTTGCTTTTGCTATGCCCCGCTGTTGCATCCGGCCATGCGACAAGTCTCGGCGATTCGTAAGCGGCTCGGCGTGCCGACCATTTTCAACCTTCTCGGGCCGCTGTCGAATCCGGCCGGTGCGCCGTTTCAGTTGCTTGGCGTCGGCAAGCCGCATTTGCACGAATTGTTGGCCGAATCGCTCGCGCGATTGGGAACCACACGCTCGCTCGTTGTTACCGGCGAAGGAAATTTCGACGAAGTGACCATCGCCGGCGCGACCCGCGTCACCGAAATTGCTGCGGGCAATCTCCGCAGGTTCACTTGGCGCCCGGCGGACTTCGGCCTCACGCCGTCGCCGCTGGACGCGCTATTCGTGTCGGGTCCGGAGGAAAGCGCGGCAATGATCCACCGTGTGCTGGCGGGCGAACGCGGGGGGGCCCGCGACATCGTCGTGGCGAACTCGGCGGCCGCCATTTACACTGCCGGCCAAGCCGACGCGCCGCTCGCGGCTGCAAAAATTGCGGCCGACGCGATCGATAGCGGCGCCGCTCGCGACCTGCTCGAGCAATGGGCCGAGCAAACGAATCAATGA
- a CDS encoding nucleoside hydrolase codes for MLDPRMARKVILDVDPGIDDALAVVLALFDPGLEVVAVTATAGNVGAQQATVNVQTIVELLDPARLPRLGAAPLDIAVSDDARIIHGSDGLGNAGFPVAELHNMHPAEKVLCDEVRAAPEEITILALGPLTNIARAIQRDSTFAAGVGRLIIVGGSVTGPGNVTPAAEFNIYCDPLSARTVLRSHMTKTLLPLEVTNQLIMTFDWLDLLPAESTRAGSLLRRILPFAFRSHRQELGLEGMYIDDALGVVAAAHSELFETREMGGDVETQGEITFGATVFDRRQAQKWRSNADVAVSMDALGVKDYILRTLAEAARAG; via the coding sequence GTGTTGGATCCGCGCATGGCCAGGAAGGTGATTCTCGACGTGGATCCGGGGATCGACGATGCACTGGCAGTGGTGCTCGCGCTATTCGACCCGGGGCTAGAGGTGGTCGCCGTGACGGCCACGGCGGGCAACGTCGGCGCGCAGCAGGCGACGGTCAACGTTCAAACGATCGTCGAATTGCTCGATCCGGCGCGCTTGCCGCGACTGGGCGCGGCGCCGCTCGATATCGCGGTGTCCGACGACGCGCGGATCATTCATGGCTCCGATGGCTTGGGCAACGCCGGATTTCCAGTCGCCGAATTGCACAACATGCATCCGGCCGAAAAGGTGCTGTGCGATGAAGTGCGCGCGGCGCCCGAGGAGATCACGATTCTCGCGCTGGGGCCGCTGACGAATATCGCCCGCGCCATCCAGCGCGACTCGACATTTGCCGCGGGCGTCGGACGGTTAATTATCGTCGGCGGCAGCGTAACGGGGCCGGGCAATGTCACTCCGGCCGCGGAATTCAATATTTATTGCGATCCCCTCTCGGCCCGAACGGTGCTGCGGTCGCATATGACGAAGACGCTGTTGCCGCTGGAAGTGACCAACCAATTGATCATGACATTCGATTGGCTCGACCTGCTGCCTGCCGAATCGACCCGCGCGGGCTCGCTATTGCGGCGAATTTTGCCGTTTGCGTTTCGTTCGCATCGGCAAGAGCTGGGCTTGGAAGGGATGTATATCGACGATGCTTTGGGCGTCGTAGCAGCGGCCCATTCGGAGCTGTTCGAAACACGCGAGATGGGTGGCGACGTCGAAACGCAAGGCGAAATAACGTTTGGTGCGACCGTGTTCGACCGCCGACAGGCGCAGAAATGGCGGTCCAATGCCGACGTGGCCGTGTCGATGGACGCCCTCGGCGTAAAGGACTATATCCTCCGCACGCTGGCCGAAGCCGCGCGAGCCGGATGA